Below is a window of Camelina sativa cultivar DH55 chromosome 11, Cs, whole genome shotgun sequence DNA.
tattgacCCCTTTTTTTCGTCGACACACTTTTAGCCTCTTAccttaaaaagacaaaataaaatatatatccactATGCCGTGAATTCAAAgggaaataatcaaatatatcaCACTTGGTACCGAATCAAAATGAAGatattatgacaaaaaaaaaNNNNNNNNNNNNNNNNNNNNNNNNNNNNNNNNNNNNNNNNNNNNNNNNNNNNNNNNNNNNNNNNNNNNNNNNNNNNNNNNNNNNNNNNNNNNNNNNNNNNNNNNNNNNNNNNNNNNNNNNNNNNNNNNNNNNNNNNNNNNNNNNNNNNNNNNNNNNNNNNNNNNNNNNNNNNNNNNNNNNNNNNNNNNNNNNNNNNNNNNNNNNNNNNNNNNNNNNNNNNNNNNNNNNNNNNNNNNNNNNNNNNNNNNNNNNNNNNNNNNNNNNNNNNNNNNNNNNNNNNNNNNNNNNNNNNNNNNNNNNNNNNNNNNNNNNNNNNNNNNNNNNNNNNNNNNNNNNNNNNNNNNNNNNNNNNNNNNNNNNNNNNNNNNNNNNNNNNNNNNNNNNNNNNNNNNNNNNNNNNNNNNNNNNNNNNNNNNNNNNNNNNNNNNNNNNNNNNNNNNNNNNNNNNNNNNNNNNNNNNNNNNNNNNNNNNNNNNNNNNNNNNNNNNNNNNNNNNNNNNNNNNNNNNNNNNNNNNNNNNNNNNNNNNNNNNNNNNNNNNNNNNNNNNNNNNNNNNNNNNNNNNNNNNNNNNNNNNNNAATAAAATGGTGAAACAAAATTAGAGTGGTCCAAAAACGATGACAGGTGTCTCTCATGCTTTGTCGAGAAAGACCctaaacacaaaagaaacattggactttattattattatttattcacACCAGCGATGAGCGAACTCATGTTCTGCAGCAACTTTAGTAAACCcagaaatattaaatttgtaaaagatCTATACTTTAAGATCTCTTCTTTTGCATCGTATCGACGAAGCATTGTCTATTCTGCAGAGACACGTAGACCATTAGATTCGTCCTCTTATCACGAGAGTATAAAACTCTctgaaacaaataatatttctgTTGTTTGTAAAAAGTGTTTTTACCCTCCTGCAAGATTTCAAATAAAATGGTTACTTTTTACAGTctgccatttttattttatttttgcttttcgGCTTTGTTTCCTTTAGTTATGTATTGCCATTCAAGATGTCAGTTTCCATATTTAGAATATTAGTCCGACtcgaaaagaaaatgaaaaaaaggtGAAATTCAATTTAATTCATCAGTAGCATATATAATAAGGGGTATAGTGGAAAATATGAAGAATATAGTTTATAAATACAAGATGTATTATTTTCAAGTTATAAAAATGAACAATCCATTtccttttgacaaaaaaataaaaatccatatTTAAGTTATGGATAATGACCAAAATAATCTGAAATACGTTGGATTTTAAGTCATCGGGTGAAATTATATCAGTTGGAAAGCCATAGACAAACTGATTACAGTATACTTACAGTTAGAATGAAGCAATATGCATGTTAGCTTTGAGATGGTCATATGACGGTTCAGAACCATTCCGTATGTTGGAAAGCATGCTTAATGACAAATGTATGTGTTTGCATTTACAAATTGCCTGTTTAATCGGTTTTATGTAAGTTGAAAAGATGATTTGTGAGTTGATTAAATATCTAGAAGTTGGAATATTTCAGAATCAAAAATGGGGATGGCACATGTTTGCTAGAGTTGTCTAGGAAAACAATTCAAATATTCAATATCACCATTATCAatgtttgttttaagaaaaaagacaCTGAATTTTGTCACATACTGGTAATTTACGAAGTCAAAATTTTCCGGTCATTCTTTATCTTTATATTGATAAGTGTATTTGTTTTATTGATgataattttaacttttatgtaataacaattaaacaaaaaaatgtttttaaaaaataaagatctcgaaatattggaaaattaaaaacatctaGTTATTTGTTAGAAACAAATGGCTTGTCGCTAAACTGATTAAAATATACAGAATGATTATGCCGTTTGAAATTTGCTCTCATTCCATCATTTGCTGCTATATACCTTCTGTTGATTTGGTAATTCCCGAACAGTAATCTTTTTTTGCCATTGCAGTAAAAGTTATCAActaaaggtatatatatatatatatatatatatatcgtttcGATGAGTAATTAtagtttttgaattatatttcttgtaattttgttattgaagaatctcttctttttttttttttggtggaagtggagagaagaatcaattAAGCACACACAGCTTCATCATATCTTGTTGTCCTTCGCCGACAACCTTCTTACCTTATTGCCTTTGTTTTGTCCCATCGCTTTCAACACAATTACTATTTATAGTAAACTCCCATCggatttgtatttttcttttatgcattttgtaacatttaatatatatatatattttttgaaataattccCATTAACATACCCATTGCTGACATTATTTCAACTCTATTAAACCACTAATAAGTATTTCTGTATTTGCCATTATTTGtcccaataaaaaaaagtttatattggTACAAAACATGGATGCTATGTAAGAAAACTAAACCGGTATTTTAATTCAAGTAAACCGTAAATCAATCATTTGAATCAAATTGTAAGAGAATTAAATTTAATCAAAGCAATTAAAcccaacaaaaatcaaaaattatcttcaaattaaattttgctttatattttataaaccaacACCAgtaaggataaaaaaaaaacagaaaacgaaGACCAGGTTAAAATCTTTTAGTGTAAACTTGGTAGTGTTTATTTTggtctaaacaaaaaaaatgcctACAAataactattaatattagaagtAGTAGTATTGAATATTGATTAGTCAATAAATAAAACGATCTTGCTTTCCGAATTCACAAACAAAGTCTTAAAGAGTGAAAGGTGTTTTCACATCCCAAAATGTtatcaaaacacacaatttcGTGATATTAGAGAGACTAAAGAGTCTCACGAGTTTCCAATTTGGGAAAAAgcatattattttgtgtttttgcttattttgacaactttataaatttcataaaagTAGAAAATCTCGTGGTCCATCTAAAAATGTCGTGATAAGCATGGGAACCACCCAAATTAGGGTACAAATTGTGACTCATACCTACTTCTTTCTCCATATTCAATCCCTTTCATAATTTTTCTGTAACTCACTTACGAAAAATTTATAGTTGCGTTTATATGATAAAGAGTTATAGACTATAGTATCAAAATACTAACTACGAAATATCCAAATCAAGAAAGATGATGTGGATCATTTCGTATATATACAATTGATACCTTAGGATTCATACTATATTCATTTTTCCTATATAAAGCAACCCAactttgtcaagaaaaaaaaagaaagaagcaaagtCATCAACTCTGCAAACAGAAAAATCCATAAGagttttaaagttatttaacacgcatattttgtaataaatttgaAGTATATACCTGTACGTAACAGTGTGGTTCgactttatttatgtttattaatgaGTAGTATATACTTTGTGGAGAGAATTGATTGCGAATCGTAGATAGAGAGGATTGCATTAGCTAATCTATGGATGATAAGTGAAATCTAGGCTTACCTTATTCCCAAGAAACTATGTCTACGCTTTTGTGGATTTTTACAGTTTGATTTCATCACGTTATTGAGAGAGAACCATTCAATAAAAAATGACAGGAGTTATGGTAGACCGTGATAATAAAGGCTAAGTTGTAAGTctcagcttttttgtttttgttatttaaaattactagtttactaattttaatattagacaCATTCTTTGGGACGACGACAATATTCGTGCCGATAAACTTTCGAAATCTGCAATAGCAtgaggtttctgtttttttccatGTAAGTTCATCGGTACCTATATGGCTCTTTTTTGAAGAGAGTCATCTCCGATAATCTAATATAAGGGGttgatcccaaaaaaaaaaaaatactagtttaCATCAGAAAATTAATCTTACAACTTTTTCAACAATAAAGGGGAAATGACTTGCAATGTAAGATATCGTTTAAACAAAATGGGCCTATTAAATTAAGGccttattaattaaattaaacataaTAGTATTTTGGGTTAACTGTATCCATTCTTGAAGCCCATTTGCATGACCCGTGTACCTTCAGTGTccattaaaattgtaatatggATGGTGTGAATCGTTTTCGAAAATCAAACGTTGGATTCGAATTgtgtactttttttcttttcttttggttggtggtattaaaaaccttttttgtGTGGGTTAGATATTTTGAAGTTTCACTGCTATGCTAGCTTTTAGAGTTCGTTATTCAACATCATATCTTTTAACAAGATTCTTCtgacaactatatataattctCTCCAATGTCTCTGTATGTATGTACGCGTCTGAATAACGTGCCTAGAACTTGCGCGTAGAAGTAGACCAAAGAGAGTCAAGGTGATAGGATTGTTGTACTGACTGAGCGACCGAACGAAGAAAGATCTTTAGAGTGCGtatcaacaacaaccaaagtaCACAAATCTCAGCTTTATTTAGACCGTCCGATCCTACTCAACTGTTGTACTAACTCACTAATGAAAACACAACACGTGTGTTTTGATACTCTTTCTTTGGAACGCTCTATAAAGGACGATGTCACACCAGATCCCAGCACCGTATCCACCACCTTCTCAatctatctctctccctctcgtGAAATACCCACCGTCTGATCAATGCTAGTAGTATAGTTTTGTGACGTTAAGCTTTTTCTTTGTTGCGCATCTCTAGGCTCTCTCTATCCACTTGCTTATCTAACCGTCCGATCTTGTTGCTCTTTTTTTGGGTGGAAAGATATACACTTGAGTTGTAAAATTACTGGTTTGCAATATACTCCAACTGTATGAGGGTCTAGAGAACTAAACCGAATTAAACTATATactagtactatatatatatcaatcgaTTTGGCCTGGTAATATTGGTTTcagttcattttattttaattgtgaaGAAAATTAGTTTTGACTTTGTGTAAGATCGATTTATTTCGACACAACTCTGATTCAATTTGACCGGACTGAAAAACTTTTATCAATATTTGATGTTAAGTTGTTCAGAAATAATGAATAAACGACGCCATGATTGCGTACTATGGGACTCTAGTCATAAACTACATTTATTTACCattacattatttgtttttatgaaaatgtttttattagaTCTCTAACAAAAACAGTTCGAAACCTGTTCTTCTGTGTATAACAAGtcctttgaaattttatttatttttacttttgattACCAGccttttaaaatagtaaatgaTTGTAGCTTTTATAATTAGGTTCCAAGTGGGGAGAGTTGTCTCGGGGATCTCATTTGACGTGTGATGTTGAATTTATGATAGAGAACCTAATGATCTCGTGGTCCTTTTCACAGGGTATATGTTACAATCCAATATGCAACTTTCATGTCATGTGAATGAGATGAAGAGTGTGtgttgaccccaaaaaaaatgagatgaatAATAGTGAGAAcccaaaaattttcaaaatgcaGTAGGTGTTAGCATTCGTAGAAGCAAGAAGAGCTTTGATATAGATAACAGTAAATTGTCCAAATTAGCAAAATAAATATCTTGAACATTAGAAAGACAACCGCTACAGAATTTGtgataaaaaaaggttttgtagAAAAGAAtagaacgttttttttttggctttgtgaGTGCATCCTAAAGTCACATATCTCTGCTGTTAAGGACGAACTCTTTAAATATCTCTGCTGGGGTTTCATAATTATGGTAGTAATGGTTGGATTAATATcagattgtttgtttgtttaagtcTTCAAAACTTTGAGTGAACAACTTATAAACAGATTGCGCGAGTTTCAAATGTATTATCCTTGTTATATCTTATGTATTACTTTGGTATGTTGTGCATATAAATAATTCAATCGTTATATTATATACGAAGAAAAGAGGGCAACGATGATGATAAAAGGTGAAAAGGAAGTTTAGGatcatctttgttttctattttgtttttctcactTTCAAATCAGACAAGACAACGAGGTATGGGTCTTTTTACATACAGAGACTCAACTTGAAAATTCCATCAAAccaccaattaaaaaaaaaaaaaaaaaaaaaaaNACATTTAACTATCTATCTTGTTAGAATCTAggcaaaataatttttttaatataatcatGCTGAATTTTgaacaaataattaaacatCTCAACCAAACTTTCATTAATATCTTTGAAAATTCAAGGAGCCCTAAATCTTGTCTTTTATGTCTCtatcatgaaaattttgaaaaggaTAATCAAATGTAAATAAGATTAAATTAGATTTTCACAATTACAAATACTATTATAATCATTTAGAAATTAGAAGTCTCTACCGTTACGACACTTATTAAAACAGTTTTTAtacgtatataatatatagtacgTACCAGAAAAACGAACTTAATAAAACAATAGAAAAGCAGAACAAATGCTGCAGGCTTTTTAGCAATTGTCTCCCATTTGCTTTCCTTTGTTTCAGAAATTGTAAAAATACGAGGTTAAGTGAATGTTGTAATTGAAATAAATGATGCAGTTTGTGCATTCATCAAGAGAACAAGTAcgattgattttttcttttgatgttttCAATGCAAACTAACGACTATATACAAGTGGAAATAGATAACTTCATGaactatatataacaaaatagaaTGCATCTTAGTTATATTTACGAACCGCAGTTAGATATGtgtctttaaaagaaaaaacgaaaatgagattttttttttattttttaaatccatTAAGGACTTGGTGCGTGCATTCACTTTGTTAGCCACAACACATTCATACTATTAATTTTATGGGTTTCTTTGGGTTTTAGGGGTTATATTTTGTACTTCATTACTTACTATGAAACACTAGTTttggatccggatccggatcatgtatatataatagtgAATACAACCATACACAATTACACACTATTTGACTAAACGCGAACGCACTAGAGTTgtatggttgaaaaaaaaatagacatcgTAAAGTCGATAAATTTCACAATACGGAAACTGGTATAAAAGTCGGGACGCATGTCAGGGGCATGGGGCTTATATTATACTAGTAGttaatagaataaaaataacaacTAATGTATTCTTGTTTATCACGCCACGGTTTTTAATATTCACAAATATTGAAAACTAATTTCAATATATAACAAGTAAAGAACTGGAATTACAACTCAAATCAAATTACTAAAAGTGGAAATAATTTTGTCGAAAACACCCAAGTCGTGTATCTTTCGTTTTCTATAAACTAATGGAATTCTTCAAAAAATTTCCCCATCATATTAAAAACTTTCGgatatataattcattttttttctctataatatatgcatatgtatcttaacaaatttctattttaaataataGACTATGAGGAAACAGATAAAGGTTGTATtatttgttaccaaaaaaaaaaaaaaaaaaaaaaaaaaaaaaaactaactacgAGTAAAATAGTTTAGTGTGTCTCATGTGCGGCGAGGAAAAAAGTTTtgggagaggagaagaaaaaaaaactttggtttGAAAAAAACGAAGAGCTGACACAAGCTCATTGCTTAGGCTACAGTAACAGCCACCGTCACATTTATCCATATGACAGACCAATCATTTTAACCTTTGTTTCCTAGCTGGCGCGTGACAgacactttctctctctctccatgcccataaaatctaaaaaaactctgtttttttttcttccctctgCTGTAAATGAGATAtcacagagagaagaaagagaagagaagagagtgatgGGAGATAAGAAATtgatttcgtcttcttcttcttcttcctcgatttACGATACtcgtaatcatcatcatcaacctccaccgtcttcttcttccgacgaaatctctctgtttctccgGCATATTTTCGACCGTTCTTCTCCTAATTTACCTTCTTACTATTCTCCGGCGACGACGGCTACGACGATGATCGGTGTTCACGGTGACCCGCATGCAGATAACTCGAGATGTTTCGTTTctgatgctgctgctgctgcgcTCATGTCGTCGAAGCGCGTTGGTGATTTCTCTGAGGTTTTAGTCGGTGGAAGCTCAGCCGTTGGATCAGCTTCTACCGCCGCGTGTTTCGGTTTCAATAACAGCAACGCTCAAGGAAACAGCTCTGGGACTACTAGAGTATCGTCTTCTTCTGTTGGAGCTAGTGGGAATGAGACAGATGAGTATGACTGCGAAAGCGaggtgctttttttttttaaaaatttctctctctgttgcatgtttttaaaagttcaatctttgttttgttttctaacagAGATTTATTTCTCTGACGGGatctgtactttttttttttttttttttttcatttccccCTTAAAATGCGcaaacttgtttgttttgtgagaGAGTGTCTTCATTAATGCACACCGAGTCTTGAATGAATTACCAGGAAGGAGGAGAAGCTGTGGTTGATGAAGCTCCTTCTTCCAAGTCAGGAGGTCCTCCTTCGCGTAGTTCATCTAAGAGATGCAGAGCTGCTGAAGTTCATAATCTTTctgagaaggtttttttttttttttttttgtttatagtaagttttgatttttattcaaGGCATTGATTAAGTAAGACTCTTTGTTCTGACAGAGGAGGAGAAGTAGAATCAATGAAAAAATGAAAGCTTTACAGAGTCTCATCCCAAATTCAAATAAGGTAAAATAATAGtaactatatatagagagacacatccttatgagttatgaatataccagtctcttttttttcttttacttatttttggGTCTGATCGATCATAATGAGTCATTATTAATGACCATTGCAATTTGTTTGTCGGGGAAGACGGATAAGGCTTCAATGCTTGATGAAGCTATAGAGTATCTGAAACAGCTTCAGCTCCAAGTTCAGGTCAGTAGAGTGACTCACGCACTATATATGTATCCTCTGTGGGATTAGGATGGTGATATAAGTcgtttttgtttgatctttgttGCAGATGTTGACAATGAGAAATGGAATAAACTTGCATCCTTTGTGCTTACCTGGAACTACATTACACCCATTGCAACTCTCTCAGATTCGACCCCCAGAAGCGACCAATGATCCTATGCTTAATCACACCAATCAGTTTGCTTCGACTTCTAATGCACCGGAAATGATCAATACCGTGGCTTCTTCATACGCTTTGGAACCTTCCATTCGCAGTCACTTTGGACCTTTCCCTCTCCTTACTCCACCTGTGGTGCGTAGTTAAATAACACATTTTCACTCTATAGTGCAAATTCTTGAAAGGTAGTTTGTTAAAGTGTAATTATTGTTTGTTACTTAAGGAGATGAATCGAGAAGGCGGGTTAACTCATCAAAGGTTGAACATTGGTCATTCCAACACAAACTTAACGGGTAAAAGTCTTCTTGAACTTTGAATCTTTAAGCTCAAGTTTTAAGACATTGTCATCTCTTGTGTTAAAAACGTTGCGGCATTTGTGTATTTTGCAGGGGAACAAGCTGTGTTTGACGGACAACAACCTGACCTAAAAGATCGACTTACCTGAACAGTATCTCATCTTTGTTTTCCtatatgttcttgtttcttaGAACGCAAGAAACAAAGCTGCCCATCTGCCGGACAATGAATATGCATTTAACggtctttatttttatttatttattaaggttctattttatttacaaattgttgtTGGCTcgctagaaatgcaaatgtaaaagcGGATCTCTTGGCACCCTATACGCGCACATCCCCGCATAATGTTCTGTATATAAACAATGTCATTTCTTATTGGCTGGTctgagctaatcttttgttgacaaaaaaaaaaaattgttgttcaCACGAACTCTAGTCTTCGGATCTAGTAATAGCTACtgctatattaaaaaaaaaaagactgaactTTTAATACAAAGTTGTTAGGTTTTTTATAAATATGGTCGGATGTAAATTATCTAAACCATCTTCGCATTGTATTGGAGACTATTGGCTTTGTAAATTGAAGACTTTTTAAGTCTTTTAAGTActatgataaaaaaatttcctcATAAATTctccaaaaaagtttttttactttatatacgaatcttctttaaaatattattgaatatacaaataaaacataatttaagaacataaaaaaaaaggtaaaaaaaggaaaattcgCGGATTCTGTCTTTAAAGGAAAATATCAGAGAAAAAATTCGGTTAGAAGGCGACTggagagagagttgttgaaaCAAAGTCAGATACTTTATAGAGCTCGAAAGTGTCAACACTCATAAAACAAACTCGCCGGAGACGACGACGCAGCAAAAAGACAGGGTTtttaatggagaagaagaaagagaacggTGTTGATGGGAAGCAATCGGGTCGGGTCATAAACGGACCCACTAACCCGATGGTCACACCTCTGCTCAATGATCTTTACCAATTCACCATGGCATATGCTTACTGGAAAGCTGGCAAACAATCTGAGCGATCTgtgtatgcatatatatatatatatatatatatataaaagtccCTTCAATAAATCTCAAATCTTTTGAATCCACAAAACATGTGTAaaggtttcatctttttttcGATTCTCTCTTTTCaggtttgatttgtattttcgTAAGAACCCGTTTGGTGGAGAGTACACTATTTTCGCTGGTTTAGAAGAATGCATCAAGTTCCTCGCTAATTTCAATTTGACTGATCAAGAGATCGATTTTGTTCGTGATTCTTTGCCTGGATGTGAGGTAAATAACAAATCTCTCTTCCcaaaaagtttcgatttttttcatctttttttttaaaaactgttttggaATTTGAAAAATCAGGAAGCTTTCTATGATTATCTTCGAGGACTTGATTGTTCTGACATTGAAGTGTATGCTATCTCGGAAGGATCAGTTGTTTTCCCTAAAGTCCCTTTACTCAGAATCGAAGGTCCTGTTGCTGTGAGTTTACTTACTTACTACTACTACCCATCTCTATTTAATTCGAGTGATCAGGTTTTTTGATcagtttctgttttcttatgctTAACTTATTAGGTTGTGCAATTGTTGGAAACTCCATTCCTCAATCTCATCAATTATGCATCTTTGGTTGCTACTAATGCAGCAAGACATCGTTTTGTTGCTGGAAAGTCTAAGCTTCTACTCGAGTTTGGTGCTCGAAGAGCTCAGGTTTCTCACTCAGAACATGTTATGTGTTTAGCCTTGGATGTTGAGGTTTTGTTTGCTGCATCTCTGATATGTTTTGTGATAGGGACCCGATGGCGCAATAAGTGCATCTAAATATTGCTACCTTGGTGGTTTTGATGCAACAAGGTATGTCTCTTTACtagtgattttgttttgttatggaAGCATTGATAGAGAAGAGAGGATatgatatttttcaattttcccTTGCTTTGTTTTTACCGCAGCAATGTTGCAGCGGGGAGATTGTTTGGGATACCCCTTCGTGGTACTCATTCCCATGCTTTTGTTAGCTCATTCATGGTAAGTTTGCTTTAGCAAAATTTGTGAAAAACTCAGCTCCAATATGTACTTTAACATTGGTTCTTTTGTAGGGCCTTGATGAAATTGTTGACAAAGTGCTTCGAAGTTCTGATGGGAAAAGCACTTGCGaggattttgtttgtttggtccAATCATGCCTAACGAAGATTCAGGTTTGTTAagttaaatctatattttttttctcagtgTAGTATTGTTCTGGTTTTGATTCATCTCTTCATCATAATCTTTCTTGTGATTGGTGGACGACAGAATTCATCTTCATTACAAGGGATTTTTTCCGAGACAAATCAAAGCGAGCTTGCAGCATTCATTTCATACGCACTGGCATTCCCCAACTCCTTTCTCGCTCTTGTAGACACTTACGATGTGAGTAATAACATTTCTTCATCTCATCTGAAG
It encodes the following:
- the LOC104721045 gene encoding transcription factor SPATULA-like isoform X2, which produces MGDKKLISSSSSSSSIYDTRNHHHQPPPSSSSDEISLFLRHIFDRSSPNLPSYYSPATTATTMIGVHGDPHADNSRCFVSDAAAAALMSSKRVGDFSEVLVGGSSAVGSASTAACFGFNNSNAQGNSSGTTRVSSSSVGASGNETDEYDCESEEGGEAVVDEAPSSKSGGPPSRSSSKRCRAAEVHNLSEKRRRSRINEKMKALQSLIPNSNKTDKASMLDEAIEYLKQLQLQVQMLTMRNGINLHPLCLPGTTLHPLQLSQIRPPEATNDPMLNHTNQFASTSNAPEMINTVASSYALEPSIRSHFGPFPLLTPPVEMNREGGLTHQRLNIGHSNTNLTRHLCILQGNKLCLTDNNLT
- the LOC104721045 gene encoding transcription factor SPATULA-like isoform X1, with product MGDKKLISSSSSSSSIYDTRNHHHQPPPSSSSDEISLFLRHIFDRSSPNLPSYYSPATTATTMIGVHGDPHADNSRCFVSDAAAAALMSSKRVGDFSEVLVGGSSAVGSASTAACFGFNNSNAQGNSSGTTRVSSSSVGASGNETDEYDCESEEGGEAVVDEAPSSKSGGPPSRSSSKRCRAAEVHNLSEKRRRSRINEKMKALQSLIPNSNKTDKASMLDEAIEYLKQLQLQVQMLTMRNGINLHPLCLPGTTLHPLQLSQIRPPEATNDPMLNHTNQFASTSNAPEMINTVASSYALEPSIRSHFGPFPLLTPPVEMNREGGLTHQRLNIGHSNTNLTGEQAVFDGQQPDLKDRLT
- the LOC104721046 gene encoding nicotinate phosphoribosyltransferase 1-like, giving the protein MEKKKENGVDGKQSGRVINGPTNPMVTPLLNDLYQFTMAYAYWKAGKQSERSVFDLYFRKNPFGGEYTIFAGLEECIKFLANFNLTDQEIDFVRDSLPGCEEAFYDYLRGLDCSDIEVYAISEGSVVFPKVPLLRIEGPVAVVQLLETPFLNLINYASLVATNAARHRFVAGKSKLLLEFGARRAQGPDGAISASKYCYLGGFDATSNVAAGRLFGIPLRGTHSHAFVSSFMGLDEIVDKVLRSSDGKSTCEDFVCLVQSCLTKIQNSSSLQGIFSETNQSELAAFISYALAFPNSFLALVDTYDVMKSGIPNFCAVALALNELGYKAVGIRLDSGDLAYLSTEVRKFFCAIEKDLKVPDFGKMIITASNDLNEETVDALNKQGHEVDAFGIGTNLVTCYAQAALGCVFKLVEINNQPRIKLSEDVTKVSIPCKKRTYRLFGKEGYPLVDIMTGENEPPPKVGERLLCRHPFNESKRAYVVPQRVEELLKCYWRGNADETREELEPLKELRNRCIKQLENMRPDHMRRLNPTPYKV